Genomic DNA from Pseudomonas fluorescens:
AGACCAGCGTATCGCAGCCTTGCTCGATCGCTTCGGGTATCAGGTATTCGAGCTTGCGGGTCTTGTTCCCGCCGAAGGCCAGGCCACTGTTGCAATCTTCACGCTTGGCATACAGCTCGACCTTGCCACCCAGGTGTGCACTGAGACGCTTCAAGGGCGTGATGGGAGAAGGACCGAAGGTCAACGGATAACGTTTAAAACGATTCAGGTTCATGACTCTGCTCCTCGATTATTGAATATCCAAGCGCCAGGCCGAGAAGCAAAGGGCTGCATTCCAGGCTCTTCCACGGGGGCTTCGATGAGTTCAATACTAAGAAGAAATCGAAAAATATGTATTGCAAATTATTAGCGATTAAAGAAACATAATTTTCAGCAAAAACCATCAAACATACTTTTACTGCGTAGAAATACATATGAGCGCAATAAATACTCGCAAGAAGCCGACCGAAACAGCCTCGACGCCGCAACCGCTGGATCGAACCGACCGCGCCATTCTCAAGGCCCTGCAGCGAGATGCCTCCATCTCCAATGTGGCGCTGGCAGAGAAGGTCAAACTGAGCGCGCCAGCCTGCCTGCGACGCGTCGAACGGCTCAAGCAGGCCGGCCTGATCAAGCACATCGTCGCACTGCTGGACAATGAAGCGCTGGATGCGGGGATGGTGGTCTTGATCGGCGTGGTGCTGGACCGCTCCACACCGGAATCCTTCGCCGCATTCGAGGCGGCCGCACAAAAAGTGTCCGGCTGCATGGAATGCCATGTGGTGACGGGGGAGTTCGACTACTTCATGTTGATACGAACCAAGGACAGCAACAGCTTCAATCGGCTCCACGCGGAGCAACTGCTTTACCTGCCCGGGGTTCGCCAGATTCGCTCGTTCATGGGGTTGCGCCAGGTCTTGTCGACCACCCACATTCCCCTTTGAGGCGCCAGTCAGGCCGGGCAGGTATTCATGGCTTACTCAGCGAAGCATCAAGAGGAATATCGAGGGTAAAGGTTGCGCCCTGTCCAACCCCGTCGCTGTGCACGGTCAAGCTGCCACCCATTTCCTGCGCGGCCAGCGCGCAGCTGTGCAGGCCAAAACCGTGACCGTCTTTGCGCGTCGTGAAGCCATGGGTAAAAATACGCTTCAGGTGCTCAGGCGCAATCCCATTGCCGTTGTCGGCCACCGTGATACGCAATACTGCCCCGTCAACGAGGGACACGCTGAACGTGACGCATGGGCTGCGATCGATCACGCCGTCCAACGCCTGCTTGGCGTTGCCGATCAGGTTCACCAGGATCAGCAGCACCCGGTGCCGATCCAGCGCCAGCAGGGGCAAGTCGGCAATGTTCTTGACCATCGTCACCTCCTGGCGCGCCAGTAATCCAGCACTCATGCGCAAGGCATCGTCGATTAACTCTGCGACCGGCACTGTCTCGACAATACTGACGGCGACGGCATAGGACTGCTGGGCTGCGACAATGGTTTTGATGTGGTCAATGCCCTTGGTGAGTTGCCCAAGTTCTTCGATGATGCCCTGTTGCTCCTCCGTCACCACTTTCGCCAACCTGAGCAGGTAGTCGGGCAGCATCTTTCCTTTGTGGTCCCTGGTGAGAAAATCGTTCAGGTCATGGACGTGTTCGCTCAGCAGTTGAGCCACCTTGCCCAGCCCCTGGGCTTTGGAGGTGCGCATCTGGCTGCTGACCAGTTCTGCCGATACGTTCACGCTGTTGAGGACGTTGCCGACGTTGTGCAGCACAGTCGTGGCGATTTCGGCCATGCCCGCCTGACGAGATTTAGCATTCAGTTCGGTTTGCACCTGGCCCATTCGTAGCGCCGCGCGTACGCGAGCCTTGAGCTCCAGCGGCGAGAAGGGTTTGGCGATATAGTCATCGGCGCCACTCTCCAGCCCGGAGACGCAAGCCTCGCTACCGCCGCGAGCGGTCACCAGGATCACGGGCAAATGGGCGAAACCGGCGCTGGCCTTGATTCTGGCCGTCAAGCCAAAGCCGTCGAGCTTTGGCATCATCACATCCGAGACGACGACATCGATGGGCCGACGCTGCAGGAGTGCCCAGGCCTGCTCTCCATCAGTTGCGGTGGCGACGCTGTAGTCATCGCGCAACAGCTCGCGCAGATAGCTAAGCATTTCCGGGCTGTCGTCTACCACGAGCACTTTGGATCGCAAGGCGTGTTCCGAGTGCTGCTCGACCGCGTCTTCCATCGGCGCCCGGTCATTGCGACTGCCATGGCGGCCGTCGTCGAAACGCAGATGGCGCTGCTCGGTTGTGCTTGCTGTGCTCAGTGACGATCGCTCGTGCATATGGCTGGTTTCGCCCGGTACAGTGTCTTGCTCGGCCCCCAGCGGAAGTCGAACAAAGAAGCACGAACCCCGTCCGGGCTCGCTATTGACGCCGACTTCGCCCCCCATCAATTTGACCAGATCCTTGACCAGGGCGAGACCGATGCCGGTGCCGCTGTAATGGCGCGTGGCGGAATTGTCGATCTGGGAAAAACGCTGGAACAGCAACGGCAGTTTGTCAGGCGCAATGCCAATCCCCGAGTCTTGCACCGCGAGCTCGAATCGCTCGCCATCAATCGCGGCCACTGCCACGTGCACGGTGCCGCCAGCGGGCGTGAACTTGATGGCATTGCTCACCAGGTTGAGGAGAATCTTCTCGAAGTGCCGGGGGTCCAGGAACACCGTGCCGAGCGCGGGATCGATGCTGCAGGTCAAGGTGCAGCCTTTGCCCTCAGCCACCATGGCGGCATCCTCGGCCAGCACACCCACCGTCTTGTTCAAGTCAACGGGCATCGGACACAACTCGAACTTGCCCGCTTCTGCCTTGGAGAAATCGAGGATGTCGTTCACTCGGTTCATCAAGCGCAGCGCGTTGCGTTGGGCGCGGTCGACTTGCACATGCCAGTCCGCCGGCGGGGTGGTCGCCGCCCTGAGTTGCTCCAACGGAGCGAGAATGAGGGTCAGGGGGGTGCGCAGTTCGTGGCTGACCGTGGCCACGAAATCGCTCTTTGCCTGGTTAGCCGTCTCGGCCTGGTTGCGCGCCTGAATGAGTTCGATGGCCTGCGCCTCCAGCACCTCGGTCTGGTGGTGCAGCGCGTCGGTCCGTTCAGCGACCATTCTCTCCAAAGAGGCCTGGACTTGCTGTCGTTCGGCTTCGGCCTCGGCCTCCAACACCCGGATGCGCAGGGCATTCTCCTGGAACACCCGTACGGCGCGGGTCATGATGCCAATCTCGTCACCGCGTTCGGCGCTGGCGATCTCGGCATTCAGGTCGCCAGCCGCAAGCCGGCGCATGACCGAGGCCAGGGCCACGATGGGCTGCGCGACAAATCGCGATGTGCTCCAGGCGATGGCGCCGGCCAGCAGGATGGCGACGGTACCCGCAACGATCGTCGCAAGCATGCCGCGATCATTGTGAACCAAGGCATCGGAGCGCGCCTGGCCTGCGAAACGCGCCACCAACAGGCCGGCGCTTCGTGCCTCGTTGCGAACCTGGTCGCGCGCGTCGCTCAAGGCGTCGCTCGCCTGACGGAACCGGGCGAATGCCGCCCGGTAGCCGGCGATCTGATCGCTGACCGTCAGGGGCGTAGCCTTGGCTTGCGGTCCCCCGGACGAAGGGAGAACGCGCGCGAGACGGGAGAGTTCGGCCAGGATCTCACCGACCGAGCCGGCGACCTCCGCCGACGGTGACAGGCGAAACGACAAGGTCTGCGCCTCCAGGGTCGCGACACGCTCGGCGAAACGCTTGGACAACGCGGCGGCATTTCGCAGTAAACCGGTTGCTGCCTGAATGTCGCTGGCGTCATGGACAACGTGCCCTTCCACTTCCCCCAACATTGCCTCGAGGCGCTCGACCGTATCCCCGACGGCGGCGAGATACCGCAAAGCCTCGCCTCCCCGGAGCTTGGGTGCTTCGCCAAGATGCTCGACCGCCACGCCGGCAGCGTCGAGCGCCGTGGCCAACTGGTCCAGGGCCTCTCTCTCCTGCGGTGCCCCCATCAACTCGCGCAATTGTTCGACCACGGGCCGAAGTGCCGCGCTGGCGTTCCGTGCCGCAGTGGCAGCCGTCCCGTCACCGGTCACCAGCATCCTGGCCACGTTGGCGGTGATGATTCGTTCGCCGTTGCGCAGGATATCCAGGATGCGATGGGCGCTTTCGATGTTGCTCACCCGCGCCTCGTGCTCAGCGGTGCGGGACTCAAGCCCCTTCATCCCATCAGCGATGCCCTGTTCGACGAGGATCGTCGCCTCTCGCATCCGCCCGTAGTGGGCTGTCATGTTCTCCGTTTCGCCATCCATGGTCAGGGTCGCCGCGCGCAAGGCGGCGATTGCCGCGGCAAGCCGTTCCAGACTGCCCTTGAGCGATTGCGCCTCGGCCACCGGAATGGCGGTGAGGCCGGCGATAGCCGTCGCCACCATACCTTCGGCCTGGGACAGGCTTTCCTGGTCGCGGGTGGCGATGAAGTTTTCCACCCGCCCGGTGGCCCCGTTGACCGAGGCCAGAATTTCCGCGGAATGGCTGGCGGAATCCACCGCACGGACCATGCCTCGCAGGCCATAGAGGTTCACGAGCGATACCACCAGCATCAGGAACACCAGCGCGGCGACCGCCAGGCCAATCCTGACGGCAATGGGCCTGTCCGTGGAGGATTTGAATGTCAACATGGCGCCTCGCCTCCCCGCTCCACGCCTGCCACTACGGCTTCGTCACCTCCGGCAAAGGCGTCGGCGGCGCCGTATTGCTGATGGCCGCGTCGATCATCGCCGCAACGGAAGCCTGGTCATAGGAAGGATTGGCGGCGCCGCCCACCGGCATGGTGGCGAG
This window encodes:
- a CDS encoding Lrp/AsnC family transcriptional regulator, translated to MSAINTRKKPTETASTPQPLDRTDRAILKALQRDASISNVALAEKVKLSAPACLRRVERLKQAGLIKHIVALLDNEALDAGMVVLIGVVLDRSTPESFAAFEAAAQKVSGCMECHVVTGEFDYFMLIRTKDSNSFNRLHAEQLLYLPGVRQIRSFMGLRQVLSTTHIPL
- a CDS encoding sensor histidine kinase; the protein is MGQVQTELNAKSRQAGMAEIATTVLHNVGNVLNSVNVSAELVSSQMRTSKAQGLGKVAQLLSEHVHDLNDFLTRDHKGKMLPDYLLRLAKVVTEEQQGIIEELGQLTKGIDHIKTIVAAQQSYAVAVSIVETVPVAELIDDALRMSAGLLARQEVTMVKNIADLPLLALDRHRVLLILVNLIGNAKQALDGVIDRSPCVTFSVSLVDGAVLRITVADNGNGIAPEHLKRIFTHGFTTRKDGHGFGLHSCALAAQEMGGSLTVHSDGVGQGATFTLDIPLDASLSKP